From the genome of Thiovibrio frasassiensis:
AGCTGTTCCCCTGCCTTCTTCCACAGGAAAAGACCCGCTCTTGCGGAACAAGGCGCAGAGATTCGGCATGACCATTTTAGAACTCATTATGGCATGGTCATTCTGGACATATTCTAGCAACTCAAAACCCTCTCGTGCAGCGAGACAAGTCAAATTCCCGATATCAAAATGCTGTATGTGTTCACGCAACAACAACCAATAAAAATCGAAAAAATAGTATCCAGCATACCTGGAAGCATCCGGAACACCGACACAGAAGATACCGCCTTTTTTAAGAACCCTGAAAGCTTCACGCAATGCCTTGGCGGGACTTACTAGATGCTCTAACACTTGCTCTACAACAACGACATCAAACATATTATCCGCAAAAGGGAGATTTTCAGCGTTACCGTGTTTAATCGTGAACAGATTTTCCTCCTGAGCCCGATGTGTGTATGTCACCGTTGAGTCTACCCCAAAAAGGTCCACAAAACTTTTGCGACTGAGGTAGCTCAAAAAACCGCCAAGAGCACAACCCACGTCAAGGATTTTGTCACTAAAAGATAGGTGCGAGGAAAGCATCTGGAACAAATGATCGTAGCGTCCGACAGTCAGCACATCCGCACTACCGGGACGATCCCCTTCTGTGATTACTGAGCTCAGGTTTGCGGGCGCATATTCACTATTATAATAGTTTGCCAAACCCAAAATTTCATCCGGGGATAAATCATTATAAACATGGCCGCAACGGATACATGCCTCAAGCCGTATCGTTGAATAAAGGGTGGAGCTGTCAATATTCCCGCAGTTTAAAGATAGAATCAGTTTATTGTCAGTCGAATTACAAATCGGACATGACAACCAATTCCCGTGGCTCATTTTTTCCCCTTTATCTGGTTTAATCTATTAGCCCAACAATTAAGTTTTGAATTTTCTGGAAAATACCGCTGAAAATGAAAAACTGATCCTTTCGTTTTTTCAATTAACCCATACCTTGAGAATGCCGAGATAGCTATTTCCAAGTCAACATCAGCATTGAATATTGCTTTATTTCCCTGGCAAGAAATAAACCACTCAAACGGATCTTCGCCAAAAATGTCTTTAAAACAAATATATTGCTTTATCCGAGATGACACTAAGCTGCCATAATGATTATTAAGCGAGGCTTCTAGCACTTCAACAGCAAACCGCGTTCTCACCGACTCTGCAGCTCTCCTCCCAATCCTTTTCATTTCGTTTGGGTTATCATATAACCATTCTACAACCTCGCCGAACTCCTCAGGAGAATTTACGAGGAAACCCGTTTCACGATCTTTTACAATAAATCGTTCCGCCGGATTGTTAAGCACTACCGGAACAATTCCCATGGCCATTGCTTCCAGAAGAGCATTTTCGGTAGTGCCATAGTGCTCAGGATTAAGCAAATAAACTAGGACGTTGACAGGGGCTAATTCGGAGACAACATCGTTCGTATACCCACGAAATTCAAGCATTCCTGGCCGACCCGCCTTTCCGCACTCCCCCTCAAGGACCTCTTTATTTTTCACATCACCAATAAGACTTACTTTAAAGCCTGGAATACTGACTGCGGACAGGAAATCCACATAACGTGGATGTAATTTTGCAAAATTCAAACTCCCAATATAACCGGCAACAAGTGTTTCGTAGTCCTTGGATTCGGGCAATGGCAATCCATCAAAACCACCGCTGCTAGAAACAACTCGCATTTTCCCAACTACTTCCCCAGGCAGACTTAAAACCTCCTTAGCCTCATACGAACATGCGGAAGTAAACAAGAATTGATGGGCAGCAAGCAGTAAACCACGCGGAATTATTGGATTAAATAACCCTGAAACATGGCTCCAGGCAATAAGTCGCATGGGGGGGAACGATTGAGCACATAACACTTTTATTGTTGCCGGATGGTTCCACCACTCCAGTTGGACAATATCAGAAGCCTCAACCAACTCGCCTAAGAGTTCTGGAAGGGGGGAGACAAATACCTCCGCGCCCCTGTCCCTGACCAACTCAACAAACTGGTTTTTCTCTTGCTGCTCAAAAGTAACGATGGTGTGCTTGACATCAGCCCCCGAGAGTAAAGACTGGCAAACAAGCCCACTCAGTGCTTTACCAACCCCTCCGCCGAGATGAGCAGTGAGATGTAGCACCTTAATCATAAGGTCCGCCATGAGATGCAACTAGCTTTACAAATAAATCTTGCGCAAATGGATCTATGTTATCCGGCAGACCATGGGAAAGCTGCCCACATTGACCACAGACCGCATGCTCCTTACGCTTCTTCGATAAAAACATCTTTTGATATTCAAACATTCTGGAACCATTCCATATGTCCGTGACGGACTCCACTTTAGTGTCGCCAATGATCAACTTTCTGGACCAGTCCAAAAAACAGGTGCTCGCTGTGCCATCAGAATTTACCGAAAATGAGTAGAACACATACGGACAGACCTGAACTTCATTGATTTCTTGGCCATAGATACCAACCTCCTGATTAATATCGACACCATTGAGCTTGAATCCTGGCCAGCATGACATGATATGTTCGATATAGACACCGTCGGCAATATCCCCAAAAATTTCATAAAATTTATCTTTATCACCTTGTGACAAGGTGTCACCATTGATTTTCACGATCATTTCGCATTGTTTTTTATTTTCATAAAAATGCCGAACATTCTCCACCAATTTTTCGAAATCTATTTTATATTTCGAAAAATTCAAATACTGCTCAGAATTAATACCTTCAATTGAAATGTTAATCCTGTCCAAACCAGCATCAATAATTTCCAGGTTTAACTTTTTATTGAGAAGCGAAGCATTTGTGGTCGTATCGATCCGCTCTGAACATTTTTTCTCTTTTGCGTAATTGACCATTTTCGCGAACCTTGGATTCACTAACGGCTCGCCATCTTTGTACAACCTAAGTACTTTAATTGGAGTGTCAAATTCACAAAGATCATCAATTATTTTCTTATAAAGTCCATAATCCATTACCCCGTGAATTCGCCCACGTGTTTTCCCCATGAGATTTCTGTCGCCGGTTGGGCAGAATTTACATTGAAAATTACATGCATCTGAAGGGTCTACATTAACAATAAAAGGGACACGTAAAGGGATAACTGTTTCCAATTTTGTCCTATTTTCCAGATCTATTCGGGGCTTAATCTTAGCTTTCATTTATTTCCCCTTAAAAATTCCTGCATTTTTTGCAATATCGCCCCAAAAAGCCATCGGCTCATAATCTGGATATGGATAATAGCCAAGGTTCAGTGTAATTTCCCAATTATTATCCACGAGCCACTGCTCTACAAGCCTTCTTATTGAGATGGGCTTTCCAGAACAAATATTAACAGTCCCTACATCGAGACCGGACAATGCAAACCGGACAATCTCTCGCGCCACTTCAGCAACAGGCAAATAATCCCGCAACTGCTCTCCGCCGGACATATTAAAGCTATTATCTCCGCGCAATATTGCCTCTTTTAGCATTGAGTAAAGCGAGTTACCAGACTGACCTTCTCCATACATGTAGAAAAGACGCGCCCAAACCAAGTTGAAGTTCTTGATTGTTTTTAAAAATTCCAACTGTTGCCGCAAAGCATCCTTGGCATAACCATATGGATTAGTGGGACACGGCCTAATATCTTCTGAAAGTGGTCCCGACTGCATCCCGTATTCCAGACATGTGCCGGCCACAAATACAGATGACAATCCAGCATTAACGAGGTTTTCAAGGAACCGATACTGTCGAGGTAGTTCCGTATCGAAGTGATGAAGTGCTCTGTAGTTTGGCAGGCCGTCCCAAGCAAGGTGTATCAACACATCCGGATATCCCATTTGTGCAAAACAGTTTTGCCATGGCAAAGAAATATCCCTTTCAACGACATGTACACATGGAGGCAAGAACAACAACTTTCTTGCGTCACGTGTAACAGCAACAATTTTTATTTGCATACGGGAAAGCTCTGCCAACACATAACGGCCAACAAACCCGCTTGCCCCAGTAAGCGCTACTTTCACGGCTTACATTCTCCTTAAAAATCCATCCGGCGCGGCAGTAATCATCACTTTACTCTCTATCATTTTGTCAATTTCAAATTTCAACGGCAAACCATCTGCAGCAATATGCACATTGGCCTCCAATTGACGCAGATATTCCCAAACGGCTGTCTTGGGGTTGTTACCCTTACCCCATGGGCGATTACTGCAAAATCCATCTGGCAAATCTTCAACGCCAGTATCCCAAACGATACAATAACTTCCCGAGGATGTAAGCGGTGCATATGCTTGAAGTTCTGCAAGCACATGGTCATGAGTATGATTGGAGTCCAGACAGACAACTATTTTCTTGTGCGACCCAGCCTCAGCAAGGACTTGACCCACCACTTTCGGATCAACTGAAGAGCCTTCTATCATCTTAACCAGATGTGCAAGCGGGTGTCCCTCAATCGCTGTACGGTTATGGCTCCGAATATCGATGTCGATGCCCAGCACCCGCCTCTTCGACTCACTAGGACGGCAAGCACATCCCTGTTCTATAGCCTCGCAGTAATCAAGAAGAGCGAGCATGGAAGCGCTCATAATCAAAGAGCCGCCATGCGCAATGCCTGTTTCGATAATCAGATCAGGCTTTACTTCCCATATAATCTCCTGCAGGGCATAGACATCCTGAGGTATTTGAATGATAGGCCTACCCAGCCAAGAAAAATTATGTGAATAGTTGTACCTGAGGGCTTCGCGGATCCATATGTTAGAAAGTCCTGCCAAGGCACTATCTTTTGAGAGATTGGCCAGATTAGTTTTGACTTGATCTTCGAATGCAACACCAGAGTTCATGCTGGCACCTCAGTCCTTGAATTAATAACGCGAAAACATTGTGCATTTGCCAACATCAACGTCAACGCGGCACATTAGCTTTGCATGCCGCAGAGTAACTACACCTCATTTTTTTTAGCATTTTCTACTCCATATTTTGCCCCATCGAACACATCAAAAAGAAGCAGATTCCCCACTTAATATACTTTTGCAATTGTCCAGGGCAAGTTTTTCAGAATATAGTTATACATGTCGGTATTGTATAAAAATACTTGATACAACATCAGTAAAACATGCAGGCTGTCGAGATAAAATACCCTTTGGCTGCAAACAAGGGCAACGTGGCCCAAAATGAACACCTAAAGTGCTATTCGCTCGATATCGTCTTAGACAGACGGACAGATGGCCCACTGCCTTGCTGATCGGCCAATAAATTCGTCAGGGCCGATTAACACACCAGCAATTACTCTGCCGCATCCCCAACTTTTTCGGTTTCATCAAACCCAGCCAACCTCTTTCTCCCCAACAACCAAACGGCAACAATACTCACCTCATAAAGCACAATGAGGGGAAATGCCATGAGGCACTGGTTGATCACGTCCGGGGTGGGGGTGAGGATGGCGGCGATGACAAAGGAAAGCAGGATGGCGTACTTCCGGTGCTTATTCAGAAAAGCGGCGCTCACTATGCCCATTTTGGCAAGGAGCACCATGAAGATGGGCAGCTCGAAGATCACGCCAAAGGCGATGAGCAGACGCAGGCAGAGGGAAAAGTATTCCTTGACCGTGGGCATGGGGCTGAGAAAATCGTTGGAGTAACCAAGGAGAAACTTGAAGGCCGGAGGAAAGACGACGAAATAGCCGAAGGCCGCCCCGCCAAAGAAGAAGAGGGAGGAGAGGACGGTGAAGGGCAGCATCACCCGCTTTTCATGCTGATACAAGCCAGGGGCAACGAAGCGCCAGAGTTGATAAAAGATCACCGGGCTGGCAAGAAGAAGACCCGAAACCAGGGAAAGCTTCAGATAAAAAAAAACCCTTCCTGGTACGAGGTGAAGATCAGGCTGGAGCCTGCAGGCATCACATCGCAGAGGGGCTTGAACAGCAACTGGCCAAGCTCTTTGCTGTAAGAGTAAGACAGGGCAAAACCCGCCACCGTGGCGAGCAGCGAATAGATCAGGCACTTGCGCAACTCGGTGAGATGTTCGGTGAGCGCCTGCTTTTGAAAATCATCCATACCCTGCCCCCAAACCCGTTTCGTTATTTATCGCTTCGGTGTTTAAAAATGTAAATCGTCATTCCCGCGAAGGCGGGAATCCAAGGGAATGGATGCCCGACGAAAGCCTTCGAGCATGACGTATTGAGTCCCCGGATCAAGAGAAGACAAACCCAGGCATACTACCCCTTCTCCCCCACACGGTCAAGAAAGAGGGCCGAGAAAAATCAGGCCCTTGCCTGCCGGCTTAGGCCGATTTGCAGAGAGCCCACAGGGCGGAGTGCCACCATCCGGAGGATATCACTCCGGGTCCTTTGCTGCGGCGCTCAAAGCATCCTTGATCTGCATGCTCAATTTCCACAGCGGGGTTATCTTGCGGATCCGTTTCGGCGGCAGGATGTCCCACAAAATCTTCCGCTCCGCCTGGCTGTCTGCATTCTGCAAAGCAACCCCCTCGGCAGTGACAAAGCCGTTGAGGCGGATATCCCAAGCCCCATGCTCGATTTCCTGCGCAAGCATCTGCGCCGGCTCCCCCAAGGCATACGCCTCGGCTCCGGGGGCGAGTGCACGCAGTTCCGCGAGGATGGCAACCGCAAGGTCGAAAAACCCCTTGCCCTCGCCGACAAAATATCCAGCCGGATCCACGGCCAGACAATCGGTGAGCAGCAGGCCGACGGGCTGCCGGCAAAGTTCCTCCACTGCAACCTTGCGGCCATACTGGACAAGACCATTATAGCCCACGGCATAGACCAGGTCCTTAAAGGGTATCGCATAGGGGGCCAGGAGGTAAAACCCCTCCTTCAAGCCAGGGGCCGGGACCAACAGCTCCTTGCCATCGATCAAGGCGTTGATCCGGACCTGCTGCAATCGCGCCGTGGGTCCAACAAAAACCCTCTTCGCCTCCCGATATTTCTCAAGACGCCGGACCAACTCCGCAACTTTACCGGAGGATTTCCCCTCCGGAGCATCCAGAAAATCCGCCCGCACTTCTTCTTTGCTCATCATAATTCCACACTCTTGCCTGGAACAAAAAAAGCCGACAGGTGGATTCCTGTCGGCCTTGGTTCTGTTCTGGGAGTCGTTGTTACATTTTTATTTTTTTCTTTTGCCCGGTCAGGGTCAACATGGCGTAATCAACACGTTCTTTGCCCTGATCCTTCTGCTTGATCAGCGACACCCGCGTCCCAGCGGGAGCATTCTCGTGATCAAGGGAGGCCATTTCCTGCTTGGCAAAACCGTGCTCAACCAGGGTGGCGATATCATCCCACATGGAGGCGCTGCCAAGCAAGGAAACGATAATCGCCTGACCGTCCCGCTGAAATTTACCGACATAGGTTTTCCCGGCAGCCACGGTATAGCCGGTTTTCCCCCCGACCGCGCCATCCACAGTCCACAACGCCTTGTTATGGCTCCGCAACACCTTACCGTCGCTGGTGTGCACCTTGACGGTGGACATGCGCTCGGCAAACTCGGGGTTGCGCATGGCCCGGTTGAATACCGTGGCCAAATCACGGGCTGTGGTCTGCTGTCCGGGACGGGTAAGACCATTGGCACTTTTACAGATAGTATTCTGCGCGCCAAGGGCCTCGGCCTTTTTGGTCATCAATTGGGCAAAGGCCTGCTCGGAACCGGCAACCTTTTCCGCCAACGCCACACTGGCATCATTTGCCGAAGCAAGCAAGACGGCGTTAATCAAATCAGTGGCCTGATAGGAAGCGCCCTTTTTCAGATACACCTTGGACGCCGGCATGTTTGCGGCATAGGCGCTGGTACGCACCATCTCTTGGTTGTCCAGACTTTCAACGGCAATGAGTCCGGTGAGAACTTTAATGGTACTGGCCGGCTGCCCGGGACGGTCTGCACTGCGGTCATACAAAACCTTGCCGGTTTTGGCATCCATGACAAACGCGCTCCGACAGGTAAGTTTGCCTTGTAACTCCGTGGAACCCTCACCGGCGGAGTTCTGCGGTTCAGCCACTTGACGCACCAATTCCTGCTTGTGCGGAACCTGTACCTGCTTACGCTGCTCCAGTTCTTGCGTGTATCCCTTCACCTGCCGTTTCAACTCTTGCATGGAAGGACGCGCTGCTACGCGAGCGGTTTTTTTCTGTTTTTTCTTTGCACGCGCCTTCGCCGGCGCAACCTTGTGCGATGTGCGCAAAGAGACCGTCTTTCCTTTCTTGACATTTTCTACATTTTTTTGCGCACCTGCCGGAGAAGCCAGCAGGAAAACAAACACGACAAGAGAGAGAAATAATCGGTAAGAAAAAGAAGCCATAATCTATCCACATTCCGGCAAAAAAGTTATTTCAGAAAAAGCTCTATTATTTCAAAACACTACATCTATATTTAGCTATAATTTATACACACCAGCAAAATCAAGTTTTTTTTGAGGTTATTACCCCATCTCATTGATTTATTGTTTTTACAATCAATCAAAAGAGCATGAGCACCCTCCGGAAAGTACAATGCACCATACCAGATAGACGCGGAACATAACCCAAAAAAACTCATAAACCAGCAGCTCAACGCTCTTTTTACATTTATTATCGGGCGTTACCGCCTTTTCAATAAAAAAAACTCCGCAAAAATCCACCGGGAGATCGGTAACCTCATCTCCATCGAGCCCATGCCGCAGCTTCAACTTCTCTGAGGAAAGACATGACCCGGCAAAACAGTGGCTCAGAAAAAATCTCGGCCCGAAATGCAGGGCAGACAACAGCACCCAACACCATTATTTTGCCAATCTTCTTGGAAAATTTTTCGAGGGGCGCCAGCACCTTCCGTCCAAGAGCAAATCGCCATTTGTCGAACAGGCTACCACCTTCCAGCGACGCATCTGGGATGCGTATTGCTGAAATCCCTAGGGGGAAACAACAACCTACGGAGAATAGGCCAAAGAACTGGACCCCCCTGGGGCTGCCCGGGTAGTGGGACAGGCTTGCAACGCCAATCCCCTAGCCCTTATCGTGCCATGCCATCGGGGTGGTAGGGACTTCCGGACTGGGAGGGTTTGCCGGAGGGGAAACCATAAAGAAGAGGGTGCTCCTCCTGGAGCAGAAGACCATACTGCGAACATAAAGGGGGGATCAAGACCGAGCTTTTCTCACACAAGCCCTACAGCATCTTCATAACTTCACCGGGGATATCAAGCAGCGGCACAACCTTGTCCACGCCGCCGGCAGCAATGGCCTCCTTGGGCATCCCGAAAACAACGCAGGTTTTTTCATCCTGGGCAATTGTCTGCGCCCCGGCCTCTTTCATCTTCAGCATGCCCTGGGCGCCATCCTTGCCCATGCCGGTGAGGATAACCCCCACTGCGTTGGCCCCGCCATAGGCGGCCACCGAATTGAACAAAACATCCACCGCCGGGCGTTGGTAACAGACCAAGGGCCCGCTTTTGATATTCACATAATACCGGGCGCCGCTCCGCCGCAGGACCATATGAAAGTTCCCCGGGGCAAGCAAAGCAGTCCCTGGCACCACGGAATCCCCATCCTGCGCCTCTTTTACCCGAATCTGACAGAGGCTGTTCAGCCTCTCGGCAAAACTGGTGGTAAAATTGGCGGGCATATGCTGAACAATCATGATCCCCGGCGTATTGGGTGGGAACTGCATAAGAACATCCTTCAAGGCTTCGGTGCCGCCGGTGGAGGCACCGATGGCGATCAATTTGTTGGTCGTCTTGGTCAGCGAAAGCTTTGGCGCGTTGGCTGGACGAACCGCGGCAAGGTGCAAGGCCCGTTGCGCCATGTTCACGTGCGCGGCGGCCCGGATTTTTTCTGCAAGCTGGGCGCTCATATCACCAACTGAATAGGCCTCGCCCGGCTTACAGATAACATCGATAGCCCCACTGTCCATGGCCTCCATGGCCAGGGCGCCGCCCGCCTTGGTCAGGGAACTGACGATGATGACCGGAAGCGGAAAATAACGCATCAGTTTTTTCAGAAAGGTAATGCCGTCCATCCGTGGCATTTCCACATCAAGCGTCACCACATCGGGTTTGAGAGCAACGATTTTATCCCTCGCCACATAGGGATCCGGTGCCGTTGCCACGACCTCAATGTCCTTTTCATAGGACAATTCTTCGCTGAAAACCTTGCGGACCACAGCGGAATCATCTACGACCAATACGCGTATTTTTTTCATAGTTTCGTCTTGTCTTTTTGGTCACTCAAAAAAACAACGCTCTTTTTCATGTATCTGTCTATTCTAGGCATGTGTGCCGACAACCCAGAGAACCCCGAATTCGGTGTTAAACATATACAGGCCGGTCTCGCCGAGCAGGATTTCCGGGGAAAATTCGGCCAGCACCCGGGCTTGCGGGATAGCCAGCGCGGCCTTACCGCCAGGGTCCAACTCACCCAGCAAGCTGCCGATGGCCATGTTCGCCGTTTCCGCCGCCGTATCCTTGACCTGCCCTTCCTGCACGCCATCCTCGTCAACCCCGAGGAAATTCACCGTGATGTTCTTGCCAAGCTCCCAGGGAAAATAAAACAAAAAGCTCCCATTGCAACCACCGCTATAGCTGATTGTGGCCTCAATAAACCGGCCATGGCCAAGGTCTTCCTTTCCCGGCACCTCTTCAAGCGGCTCCAGGAAGGTGAAAAACATGGTCTCAAAGACCTCTGAAAAAGTTTTAAATATGATCCGCCGCAAATCCTGATCCATGCCTGCCATCCTCCCCAGCCATTTTCCCAATCCTCAAGCAACCCAACCCTTGGCCACAGTTGCAACCCTGGATCACAATCATCCAGAGATTCCTCTTCTTCTTGTTATTACGGGAATGGTGTTTCTAAAAATCACTTTCCTCGGCAGGCTCTTCGCCAGGCTTCTCTTCAAGCCTGTGTGCATAGGCCTTTTCCAGCACCTCGTAGAGGATCGCTTTGATGGTCTCGGGCTGAAACGGTTTTTTCACGTACCCCGCAACCCCATACTTTTGCGCCTCTTCCCTCCGAGCATCGCTGGCCTCGGTGGTAATAAAGATCAAGGGAATCTTTCTCAGTTCCTCATCCTCACTGACCTTTTTCAAGAGTTCCATTCCGCCCATTTCCGGCATGTTGATGTCTGACAAAATAACATCAATCCAGGTTTCAGCCAGAATAGCCAAGGCCTCTTTCCCGTTACATGCGTCATGAAACTCCCCGACAGGCACCCCGGACATGCTCACGGTTTTCTTGATTACGGCCCGCATGGTTTCAGAGTCATCTGCCACCAAAATATTGAAAGCCATCGCCTTCTCTCCCGCCTCCTTAAGTTATTCCATCTTGGCCATGCGCCGCCTTCTGCGCTGTCCTGACCCGCTGTATTTCCTGGGGATAACCGTACCCCTGCTCAACCGTTGTCCAAAAATTACTGAGCAAACAACATATCGTGTTCGGCATAAGGAGCCGTATCGCAATAATCAAAAGAGCACAGGATCGTTTTAAACGGCTCCTAAGCCGTCGTCAAAAAACAATTTGTGAAATTGTGACCCAGAAAACGGCATAAGGAGCCGTATCGCAGTAATCAAAAGAGCACAGGATCGTTTTAAACGGCTCCTAAATATGAAAAAGTTCCTGCGCCCGGTCGAGCTCCATGAGAAGATTGGCCATACACAGTTCCAGATGCATTGAGGTAATGCCAAATCTTTTCAACCCCCCCCCCTGCATTTTCACGGACAATCCATCCGCGCCAACCCCGATCCCCATGCTGATCACCAAGGCATTGGCCAAAGCGACAATGGCGGTAAGGGGATCTTTTTCCAGGGCATCCGGATCATGGTGCTGCAAAACAGCCAGCTCTATCTCCTTGGGAAAATCCCACTGGCTCATAATCATCCCGCCGAGTTCGGCATGGGATGCGCCCAACAGCTCCTTCTCCGCCTCGACAAAGGAACAGTTGTCCTGGACCACCTTCATCATGATCTTTTTAAAATCATCGGCGACAAAACTGCTTAAAAAGCGTTTGCCGATGTCATGCAGGAGCCCGGCGGTATAAGCGCTTCCCGATTCCACATCCTTGACATACTTGACCAGTTCCTTGGCCATTATGCCAACGGCAATGGAGTGCTTCCACAGCTCCCCCTGGTCCAGCTTGTAGCCTTCTCCGGCGGCGCCCTTATAAAAACGGGCACTGCTGCTGGTAATGATAATATCCTTGAGGGTATCATTGCCCACAATAACCAGGGCCTCATCCAAGGAAGAAACCTTCCGGGAAAGGCCAAAATACGCGGCATTACAGATCTTCAACACATTGGCCGTAATCACCTGATCGTATTGAATGACCTCGGCCAGAGCAGCGGCACTCACCTCCGGGTCGTTCAACATCTCCGAAACCCGTTGGGCCACCTTGGGAAAGGGGGGAACATGCTTGACCAAGGAAAGGATCTCATCCAAACGGCTCATAACTCAAACTCCCCTCTTCCAGAAACCTTCAAGTGGGTTACCCCGGTGCCAATTTCCAAACTCACGGTACGGTTGCCTGTTCCCCCGACATCTTCCTTGGCCAGCATAATCTGGTTTTTCCAAAACATTTTCCGCACAACAGCCTGGTTTCGCTTGCCGATATTAAAGATCCCGGCACTGTCCATGATTTGCGAGCCGCCAACCACCTTGACGATCAACCGATTTTTCAGGGCTCCGAACTTGTACGTCTCCTTAAACAACCGGGGGATCCCGGTATCCGCAAACATGAAGGGCTTGGCCTCGGCCTTATCCTTATCAAGGGAAGAATCCGGCAGCATATAATGCAGCATTCCCCCAACCTTGGCCACCGGATCCCAGATCACCACCCCAATACAGGAACCGAGAGAATAGGTGATCAGAACATCATCCGGCTTATTGCTGACCTTCATGTCTGAAATACCAACGATTATCTTCATGCGCTCCCTGTCTCGTAACCGTCATTGCCTCGGGACCTTGCCCAAGGCAACAGCCTCATCGTTTCATATATGCGGTCGCATCAACCTGGGTAAAGCTGTGTTTCAACCCGCTGATGCTCTCGGAGTGACCGATAAAAAGATAGCCCCCAGGGGTAAGAGCGTCATGAAATTTGCTCACCAGTTCCTGCTGGGTTTCCCGGTTG
Proteins encoded in this window:
- a CDS encoding class I SAM-dependent methyltransferase; amino-acid sequence: MSHGNWLSCPICNSTDNKLILSLNCGNIDSSTLYSTIRLEACIRCGHVYNDLSPDEILGLANYYNSEYAPANLSSVITEGDRPGSADVLTVGRYDHLFQMLSSHLSFSDKILDVGCALGGFLSYLSRKSFVDLFGVDSTVTYTHRAQEENLFTIKHGNAENLPFADNMFDVVVVEQVLEHLVSPAKALREAFRVLKKGGIFCVGVPDASRYAGYYFFDFYWLLLREHIQHFDIGNLTCLAAREGFELLEYVQNDHAIMSSKMVMPNLCALFRKSGSFPVEEGRGTAVIALQEKIEKYVKQDLSRLEGKQRILKMLAADKRPVYVWGIGREFLYLYEAAGLKKCNIVGLIDMNPCRQNSAVDGIVIASQDQICNADLNAIVLIAAVAHVDSIKASLEQLGFSGEILILE
- a CDS encoding glycosyltransferase family 4 protein, with product MIKVLHLTAHLGGGVGKALSGLVCQSLLSGADVKHTIVTFEQQEKNQFVELVRDRGAEVFVSPLPELLGELVEASDIVQLEWWNHPATIKVLCAQSFPPMRLIAWSHVSGLFNPIIPRGLLLAAHQFLFTSACSYEAKEVLSLPGEVVGKMRVVSSSGGFDGLPLPESKDYETLVAGYIGSLNFAKLHPRYVDFLSAVSIPGFKVSLIGDVKNKEVLEGECGKAGRPGMLEFRGYTNDVVSELAPVNVLVYLLNPEHYGTTENALLEAMAMGIVPVVLNNPAERFIVKDRETGFLVNSPEEFGEVVEWLYDNPNEMKRIGRRAAESVRTRFAVEVLEASLNNHYGSLVSSRIKQYICFKDIFGEDPFEWFISCQGNKAIFNADVDLEIAISAFSRYGLIEKTKGSVFHFQRYFPENSKLNCWANRLNQIKGKK
- a CDS encoding radical SAM/SPASM domain-containing protein, whose protein sequence is MKAKIKPRIDLENRTKLETVIPLRVPFIVNVDPSDACNFQCKFCPTGDRNLMGKTRGRIHGVMDYGLYKKIIDDLCEFDTPIKVLRLYKDGEPLVNPRFAKMVNYAKEKKCSERIDTTTNASLLNKKLNLEIIDAGLDRINISIEGINSEQYLNFSKYKIDFEKLVENVRHFYENKKQCEMIVKINGDTLSQGDKDKFYEIFGDIADGVYIEHIMSCWPGFKLNGVDINQEVGIYGQEINEVQVCPYVFYSFSVNSDGTASTCFLDWSRKLIIGDTKVESVTDIWNGSRMFEYQKMFLSKKRKEHAVCGQCGQLSHGLPDNIDPFAQDLFVKLVASHGGPYD
- a CDS encoding NAD-dependent epimerase/dehydratase family protein, which encodes MKVALTGASGFVGRYVLAELSRMQIKIVAVTRDARKLLFLPPCVHVVERDISLPWQNCFAQMGYPDVLIHLAWDGLPNYRALHHFDTELPRQYRFLENLVNAGLSSVFVAGTCLEYGMQSGPLSEDIRPCPTNPYGYAKDALRQQLEFLKTIKNFNLVWARLFYMYGEGQSGNSLYSMLKEAILRGDNSFNMSGGEQLRDYLPVAEVAREIVRFALSGLDVGTVNICSGKPISIRRLVEQWLVDNNWEITLNLGYYPYPDYEPMAFWGDIAKNAGIFKGK
- a CDS encoding cephalosporin hydroxylase family protein, with the translated sequence MNSGVAFEDQVKTNLANLSKDSALAGLSNIWIREALRYNYSHNFSWLGRPIIQIPQDVYALQEIIWEVKPDLIIETGIAHGGSLIMSASMLALLDYCEAIEQGCACRPSESKRRVLGIDIDIRSHNRTAIEGHPLAHLVKMIEGSSVDPKVVGQVLAEAGSHKKIVVCLDSNHTHDHVLAELQAYAPLTSSGSYCIVWDTGVEDLPDGFCSNRPWGKGNNPKTAVWEYLRQLEANVHIAADGLPLKFEIDKMIESKVMITAAPDGFLRRM
- a CDS encoding 5-formyltetrahydrofolate cyclo-ligase encodes the protein MMSKEEVRADFLDAPEGKSSGKVAELVRRLEKYREAKRVFVGPTARLQQVRINALIDGKELLVPAPGLKEGFYLLAPYAIPFKDLVYAVGYNGLVQYGRKVAVEELCRQPVGLLLTDCLAVDPAGYFVGEGKGFFDLAVAILAELRALAPGAEAYALGEPAQMLAQEIEHGAWDIRLNGFVTAEGVALQNADSQAERKILWDILPPKRIRKITPLWKLSMQIKDALSAAAKDPE
- a CDS encoding D-alanyl-D-alanine carboxypeptidase family protein codes for the protein MQELKRQVKGYTQELEQRKQVQVPHKQELVRQVAEPQNSAGEGSTELQGKLTCRSAFVMDAKTGKVLYDRSADRPGQPASTIKVLTGLIAVESLDNQEMVRTSAYAANMPASKVYLKKGASYQATDLINAVLLASANDASVALAEKVAGSEQAFAQLMTKKAEALGAQNTICKSANGLTRPGQQTTARDLATVFNRAMRNPEFAERMSTVKVHTSDGKVLRSHNKALWTVDGAVGGKTGYTVAAGKTYVGKFQRDGQAIIVSLLGSASMWDDIATLVEHGFAKQEMASLDHENAPAGTRVSLIKQKDQGKERVDYAMLTLTGQKKKIKM
- a CDS encoding MGMT family protein, whose translation is MDPPGAARVVGQACNANPLALIVPCHRGGRDFRTGRVCRRGNHKEEGAPPGAEDHTANIKGGSRPSFSHTSPTASS